A genomic segment from Necator americanus strain Aroian chromosome III, whole genome shotgun sequence encodes:
- a CDS encoding hypothetical protein (NECATOR_CHRIII.G9190.T1) — MLLVRHLFRSTKPLSITYWKALSTKMSLKEGTVVGGVKRLSDGNNIPMIGLGISRIVGQESVETSVFAALKAGYRLFDTAELYENETELGNALETSLLKLGLKREDIFITTKVQTKDGDAANWAEQSVMESLKKLKTTYLDMVLVHFPRDRYTGIDDAFEINKKGRKEVWQKLEQLKESGKIKSIGVSNYEVYHLAELFEYAKHLPVLNQFEFHPYLTRRTLIKFCELNGIFTQAFSSLLWGNKEILNEKPIQELVKKFDVSPQTILYAFAVCSGVGIIPKSANPTRIHENLHKVAAISLSPSELASLRELDRNAAFCPRKCPKTIEERYGK, encoded by the exons GAAAGCATTATCCACAAAAATGTCTCTCAAAGAAGGCACGGTTGTTGGTGGTGTGAAGCGGTTGAGTGATGGAAACAATATTCCAATGATTGGCTTGGGTATTTCAAGAATTGTTGGACAG GAAAGCGTTGAAACGTCAGTTTTCGCTGCACTCAAAGCTGGTTATCGACTGTTCGATACTGCTGAATTATACGAAAACGAAACGGAACTAGGAAATGCTTTGGAg ACATCCTTACTGAAACTTGGACTTAAACGCGAAGATATTTTCATCACAACAAAGGTGCAAACGAAGGATGGAGATGCAGCGAATTGGGCTGAACAAAGTGTTATGGAATCGTTGAAAAAGCTTAAAACCAC GTACCTTGACATGGTGTTAGTGCACTTTCCCAGGGATCGATATACTGGAATCGATGACGCGtttgaaatcaacaaaaaggGAAGGAAAGAAGTTTGGCAGAAACTAGAACAATTGAAAG AAAGTggcaaaataaaatcaattggAGTGTCAAATTATGAAGTGTATCACCTAGCAGAACTTTTTGAGTACGCGAAg cATTTGCCTGTTTTGAATCAATTTGAGTTCCATCCTTACTTGACAAGACGTACTCTTATAAAGTTCTGCGAATTAAACGGAATTTTCACCCAG GCATTCTCTTCGTTACTTTGGGGAAATAAGGAGATTCTGAACGAAAAGCCAATACAAGAACTGGTCAAAAAATTCGATGTCAGTCCGCAG ACTATACTGTATGCATTCGCTGTTTGTTCTGGAGTTGGAATAATACCAAAGTCAGCAAATCCTACCAGAATCCATGAGAATCTCCACAAA gtagcTGCCATCTCTCTTTCACCAAGCGAACTTGCATCACTGCGTGAGCTCGATCGAAACGCTGCATTCTGTCCCAG AAAATGTCCGAAAACCATAGAGGAACGCTATGGAAAGTAA
- a CDS encoding hypothetical protein (NECATOR_CHRIII.G9190.T2) has translation MLLVRHLFRSTKPLSITYWKALSTKMSLKEGTVVGGVKRLSDGNNIPMIGLGISRIVGQESVETSVFAALKAGYRLFDTAELYENETELGNALETSLLKLGLKREDIFITTKVQTKDGDAANWAEQSVMESLKKLKTTYLDMVLVHFPRDRYTGIDDAFEINKKGRKEVWQKLEQLKESGKIKSIGVSNYEVYHLAELFEYAKHLPVLNQFEFHPYLTRRTLIKFCELNGIFTQAFSSLLWGNKEILNEKPIQELVKKFDVSPQTILYAFAVCSGVGIIPKSANPTRIHENLHKVAAISLSPSELASLRELDRNAAFCPRCFPWRCL, from the exons GAAAGCATTATCCACAAAAATGTCTCTCAAAGAAGGCACGGTTGTTGGTGGTGTGAAGCGGTTGAGTGATGGAAACAATATTCCAATGATTGGCTTGGGTATTTCAAGAATTGTTGGACAG GAAAGCGTTGAAACGTCAGTTTTCGCTGCACTCAAAGCTGGTTATCGACTGTTCGATACTGCTGAATTATACGAAAACGAAACGGAACTAGGAAATGCTTTGGAg ACATCCTTACTGAAACTTGGACTTAAACGCGAAGATATTTTCATCACAACAAAGGTGCAAACGAAGGATGGAGATGCAGCGAATTGGGCTGAACAAAGTGTTATGGAATCGTTGAAAAAGCTTAAAACCAC GTACCTTGACATGGTGTTAGTGCACTTTCCCAGGGATCGATATACTGGAATCGATGACGCGtttgaaatcaacaaaaaggGAAGGAAAGAAGTTTGGCAGAAACTAGAACAATTGAAAG AAAGTggcaaaataaaatcaattggAGTGTCAAATTATGAAGTGTATCACCTAGCAGAACTTTTTGAGTACGCGAAg cATTTGCCTGTTTTGAATCAATTTGAGTTCCATCCTTACTTGACAAGACGTACTCTTATAAAGTTCTGCGAATTAAACGGAATTTTCACCCAG GCATTCTCTTCGTTACTTTGGGGAAATAAGGAGATTCTGAACGAAAAGCCAATACAAGAACTGGTCAAAAAATTCGATGTCAGTCCGCAG ACTATACTGTATGCATTCGCTGTTTGTTCTGGAGTTGGAATAATACCAAAGTCAGCAAATCCTACCAGAATCCATGAGAATCTCCACAAA gtagcTGCCATCTCTCTTTCACCAAGCGAACTTGCATCACTGCGTGAGCTCGATCGAAACGCTGCATTCTGTCCCAGGTGTTTCCCTTGGAGGTgtctttga